One segment of Arthrobacter sp. MMS18-M83 DNA contains the following:
- a CDS encoding DeoR/GlpR family DNA-binding transcription regulator, with translation MLQAARHTAIVDAVQRERVVRVSDLAQLLGVSAMTVRRDIESLEESGLVERIHGGAKIPGDARTHEPGFELKSTQLIEEKHAIAVEAATLVHEGMAVGLSAGTTTYELAKELLEGPRITVVTNSIRIADLFHNASGSRPGFPVIVTGGERTPSDALVGPIATAALKQLHLDTLFLGVHGMDADAGFTTPNLQEAETNRAFISAARNVVVLADHSKWGTVGIASIAQLEEADVLVTDSRLGEDARRILAEGVGKLRIATP, from the coding sequence ATGCTTCAGGCCGCGCGCCACACAGCCATAGTCGACGCCGTCCAGCGCGAACGGGTTGTCCGCGTCTCGGATCTCGCTCAACTGCTGGGCGTCTCCGCGATGACCGTTCGGCGCGACATCGAGTCGCTTGAGGAATCGGGCCTCGTCGAGCGTATCCATGGCGGGGCCAAGATACCCGGTGATGCGCGGACCCACGAGCCAGGGTTCGAGCTGAAGTCCACCCAGCTGATCGAGGAAAAGCACGCGATCGCGGTAGAGGCTGCAACCCTCGTCCACGAAGGCATGGCCGTGGGCCTGAGCGCAGGAACCACCACCTACGAGCTCGCCAAGGAACTCCTGGAAGGCCCGCGGATCACGGTGGTGACGAACTCAATCAGGATCGCGGATCTCTTCCACAATGCCTCAGGTTCCCGCCCGGGTTTCCCGGTCATCGTCACGGGTGGCGAGCGCACGCCGTCGGACGCTTTGGTAGGCCCCATTGCCACCGCCGCCCTGAAGCAGCTGCACCTCGACACGCTGTTCCTGGGCGTCCACGGCATGGACGCAGACGCAGGATTCACCACTCCGAACCTGCAGGAAGCCGAAACCAACCGAGCCTTCATCAGCGCGGCCCGCAACGTGGTGGTCTTGGCGGACCACAGCAAATGGGGAACGGTGGGCATCGCTTCGATTGCCCAGCTGGAAGAAGCCGACGTGCTCGTGACGGACTCGCGCCTCGGCGAGGATGCCCGGCGCATCCTCGCCGAAGGCGTCGGGAAGCTCAGGATCGCGACGCCCTGA
- a CDS encoding beta-galactosidase — protein MAMDYIVDKLGGRIAFGGDYNPEQWPEEVWKHDVALMKEAGVNLVSVGIFSWALLEPEEGRYEFGWLDRVLELLHANGISVDLANASASPPPWFSRKYPDSLPVDADGVRQSYGSRQAFAACSPDYRRAAAALTTAIAQRYAGHPAVVMWHVHNEYGCHNQPDFGPHAERGFQDWLRDRYGSLDALNEAWGTAFWSQHYYDWAEILPPRRSGTWVNPTQQLDFARFSSDALLECFNAEADIIRAHSEHPVTTNFMGFNMGLNAPVDYWRWSGHMDVVSNDHYLIAADERNFQDLAMTADLTRGWAQGKPWLLMEHSTSAVNWQPRNVAKVPGEMLRNSLQHVARGTDGVLFFQWRASRAGAEKYHSGLVPHAGRDSKVWREVVQLGRALESISGAAGSTVQAEACIIHDTDARWGTELDSHPSEDARNVPETRRWHDALYRAGITTDIRQSTDDLSGYKLVIAPMLYLVTDEGAAKLHEYVEAGGTLVITYFSGIVDENDHIRMDPVNGGGYPGAFSELLGVSMEEFFPLRSGDTVGLSQFGSGTLWSELGKATDAEVLATFDGGAGPGGAGRGGSGVGGSPAVTRRAGASGRGAAYYVATSLGRTGLAELVQLLCLDAGVEPVLGVQPPEDVEIVRRSNGSTDWIFVINHSAHDVDVPLDGVELLSGTATGGTLNLTAGGVAVVATPA, from the coding sequence ATGGCCATGGATTACATCGTCGACAAGCTGGGCGGCCGGATCGCCTTCGGTGGGGACTACAACCCCGAGCAATGGCCCGAAGAGGTCTGGAAACACGACGTCGCCCTCATGAAGGAAGCCGGGGTGAACCTGGTGAGTGTCGGGATCTTCAGCTGGGCACTCCTGGAACCGGAGGAAGGCCGTTACGAGTTCGGTTGGCTGGACAGGGTCCTTGAGCTTCTCCACGCCAACGGCATCAGCGTGGACCTCGCGAACGCGAGTGCCTCTCCCCCGCCGTGGTTCAGCCGCAAATACCCCGATTCGCTCCCGGTGGATGCCGACGGCGTCCGGCAAAGTTACGGTTCGCGGCAAGCTTTTGCGGCGTGTTCCCCGGACTATCGCCGGGCGGCAGCAGCCCTGACGACGGCGATCGCGCAGCGCTACGCCGGGCACCCCGCCGTCGTCATGTGGCATGTCCACAACGAGTACGGCTGCCACAACCAACCGGACTTCGGTCCGCATGCGGAACGTGGCTTCCAGGACTGGCTCCGGGACAGGTACGGCAGCCTTGATGCGCTCAATGAGGCGTGGGGCACGGCGTTCTGGTCACAGCACTACTACGACTGGGCAGAGATCCTGCCGCCACGCCGTTCCGGAACCTGGGTCAACCCCACCCAACAACTAGATTTCGCGCGGTTCTCCTCCGATGCGCTCCTCGAGTGCTTCAACGCAGAAGCGGACATCATCCGGGCACATTCAGAGCATCCCGTGACCACGAATTTCATGGGCTTCAACATGGGCCTGAACGCCCCGGTGGACTATTGGCGCTGGTCCGGACACATGGACGTCGTCTCCAATGACCACTATCTGATCGCCGCCGACGAGCGGAACTTCCAGGACCTGGCGATGACAGCCGACCTCACCCGCGGATGGGCGCAGGGCAAACCATGGCTCCTGATGGAACACTCCACCTCCGCGGTCAACTGGCAACCCCGAAACGTCGCCAAAGTGCCGGGTGAAATGTTGCGCAACTCCCTGCAACACGTGGCCCGCGGAACCGATGGCGTGTTGTTCTTCCAATGGCGGGCCTCCCGAGCCGGCGCAGAAAAATACCATTCGGGACTGGTCCCCCACGCTGGCCGTGACAGCAAGGTGTGGCGCGAAGTAGTGCAGCTGGGCCGTGCGCTCGAGAGCATTTCGGGGGCGGCCGGCTCCACGGTCCAGGCCGAGGCCTGCATCATCCACGACACGGATGCCCGCTGGGGCACCGAACTGGACTCGCACCCCAGCGAGGACGCCCGGAACGTCCCCGAAACACGGCGTTGGCACGATGCCCTCTACCGGGCCGGCATCACCACGGACATTCGGCAAAGCACCGACGACCTCTCCGGCTACAAGCTGGTGATCGCACCCATGCTGTATTTGGTCACGGATGAAGGCGCCGCAAAGCTCCACGAGTACGTCGAAGCCGGCGGAACCCTGGTGATCACGTATTTCTCCGGAATCGTTGACGAGAACGACCACATCCGCATGGACCCGGTCAATGGCGGCGGCTACCCGGGGGCATTCTCCGAACTGCTCGGCGTGAGCATGGAGGAATTCTTCCCCCTGCGTTCCGGAGACACCGTGGGCTTGAGCCAGTTCGGCTCCGGGACTCTGTGGAGCGAGTTGGGGAAGGCGACCGACGCTGAGGTTCTCGCCACGTTCGACGGCGGTGCGGGGCCCGGAGGTGCAGGCCGGGGCGGGTCCGGCGTCGGAGGCTCCCCGGCGGTCACCCGCCGAGCGGGAGCGAGCGGACGCGGTGCCGCGTACTACGTCGCCACCAGTCTGGGCCGCACCGGGCTGGCCGAACTGGTCCAGCTCCTCTGCTTGGACGCCGGGGTGGAGCCGGTCCTGGGCGTTCAGCCTCCGGAAGACGTGGAAATCGTCCGCAGGAGCAACGGATCCACGGACTGGATTTTCGTCATCAACCACAGCGCCCATGATGTGGATGTGCCGCTCGACGGCGTCGAGCTCCTGAGCGGAACCGCCACCGGAGGTACGCTAAACCTTACTGCCGGGGGCGTCGCCGTCGTCGCCACTCCCGCCTAA
- a CDS encoding carbohydrate ABC transporter permease, whose translation MSTLANPVPRTAAAVGVSRNRGKRHYGTHIFLTVMAVMWLIPLGWSLYTALRPKADTDKFGYFSLGGTFNFDNFIQAWTQGGFSKYLLNSVLITVPSVLLTLFFASMMAFAVSRVSWKFNITLLIMFTAGNLLPPQVLAAPLFEMFKHITLPYSFSDSGNLLNTYISVIAVDTAFQIGFCTFVLSNYMKALSSDLTEAALVDGAGIWRQYWNIILPLCRPALAALGTLEVIFIYNDFFWPLLFIQSGNRLPITTAINNLQGEFLSNYNLLAAGATITVIPTLIIYLVLQRQFVAGLTLGSSKG comes from the coding sequence ATGAGCACCCTCGCCAACCCCGTCCCACGTACCGCAGCAGCTGTGGGCGTGTCCCGGAACCGGGGCAAACGCCACTACGGGACCCATATCTTCCTGACCGTGATGGCCGTCATGTGGCTGATCCCGCTCGGCTGGTCCCTGTACACGGCCTTGCGTCCCAAGGCCGATACGGACAAGTTCGGCTACTTCAGCCTTGGGGGCACCTTCAATTTCGACAACTTTATCCAGGCCTGGACCCAAGGCGGATTCTCGAAATATCTCTTGAACTCCGTCCTTATCACCGTCCCCTCGGTGCTCCTGACCCTTTTCTTTGCCTCAATGATGGCTTTCGCCGTCTCCCGGGTGAGCTGGAAATTCAACATCACGCTGTTGATCATGTTCACGGCCGGCAACCTCCTGCCCCCGCAGGTCCTCGCGGCCCCGTTGTTCGAGATGTTCAAGCACATCACGCTGCCATACTCCTTCAGCGATTCCGGCAACCTCCTCAACACCTATATTTCGGTGATCGCCGTGGACACGGCCTTCCAGATCGGCTTCTGCACCTTCGTCCTTTCCAACTACATGAAAGCCCTCTCCTCGGACCTCACCGAGGCTGCGCTGGTGGACGGTGCCGGGATCTGGCGGCAGTACTGGAACATCATCCTGCCCCTCTGCCGGCCCGCCCTCGCGGCGCTGGGCACGCTGGAAGTCATTTTCATCTACAACGATTTCTTCTGGCCGCTGCTCTTCATCCAAAGCGGTAACCGGCTGCCGATCACTACTGCCATCAATAACCTGCAGGGCGAGTTCCTCAGCAACTACAACCTCCTGGCGGCCGGTGCCACCATCACCGTGATACCCACCCTGATCATCTACCTCGTGCTGCAGCGCCAATTCGTGGCCGGCCTCACGCTCGGTTCCAGCAAAGGATAA
- a CDS encoding carbohydrate ABC transporter permease yields the protein MSTTAEKPAAPDSEPGAAGRTTAGKGHAGAGRPPGKARKVRRLTRRDKLVLAIMVGLPTLIQLLLVWLPTLFSIALSFTRWNGLDIKDIKAAGTDNYRFVVQDYPPFWPAMQHNILWLVFLALIATPLGLLLAVLLDQKIRGSKIYQSIFFTPVMLSLALIGIIWQLFYNRDSGLLNYLLGTAGTPRAVDWFGDSNVNIWAAMVAATWRHAGYVMILYLAGLKGVDPSLREAASIDGANAVQTFFRVVFPAMRPVNIVIVVITIIESLRAFDIVYVINRGTNGLELISALVIQNLIGEGQVIGVGSSLAVILLVISLIPIVFYLSRTFGKESKA from the coding sequence ATGAGTACTACCGCCGAAAAACCGGCCGCACCGGACAGCGAGCCCGGCGCTGCCGGGCGAACCACAGCCGGCAAGGGTCACGCCGGCGCTGGCAGGCCGCCGGGCAAAGCACGCAAAGTCCGCCGCCTCACCCGGCGTGACAAGTTGGTCCTCGCGATCATGGTGGGTTTGCCTACCCTGATCCAACTGCTGCTGGTCTGGCTGCCCACGCTCTTTTCCATCGCGCTGAGCTTCACCCGCTGGAACGGCCTGGACATCAAGGACATCAAGGCGGCCGGAACGGACAATTACCGCTTCGTGGTCCAGGACTATCCCCCGTTCTGGCCTGCCATGCAGCACAACATCCTGTGGCTCGTCTTCCTGGCCCTGATCGCAACACCCCTCGGCCTGCTCCTGGCCGTGCTCCTGGACCAGAAAATCCGCGGCAGCAAGATCTACCAGAGCATCTTTTTCACGCCCGTCATGCTGTCCTTGGCCCTGATCGGCATCATTTGGCAGCTCTTCTATAACCGGGACAGCGGGCTGCTGAACTACCTCCTGGGCACGGCCGGCACACCCCGGGCCGTTGACTGGTTCGGAGATTCGAACGTCAATATCTGGGCAGCCATGGTCGCAGCCACGTGGCGTCACGCGGGCTACGTCATGATCCTGTACTTGGCCGGCCTCAAGGGCGTGGACCCGTCCCTGCGCGAAGCGGCGTCGATCGACGGCGCTAACGCTGTGCAGACGTTCTTCCGCGTGGTATTCCCGGCCATGCGCCCCGTCAACATCGTGATCGTGGTGATCACGATCATCGAGTCGCTGCGTGCCTTCGACATTGTGTACGTCATCAACCGCGGAACCAACGGCCTCGAATTGATCAGCGCCCTGGTGATCCAGAACCTGATCGGCGAAGGCCAGGTGATCGGTGTCGGCTCGTCCCTCGCAGTGATCCTCTTGGTCATCTCGCTGATTCCGATCGTCTTCTACCTCAGCCGAACCTTCGGCAAGGAGAGCAAAGCATGA
- a CDS encoding ABC transporter substrate-binding protein: protein MAANLDPFQSAHNAGPGRRTILKTLGIGAAGLAGIPLLAACTGGSGPAPGASSNSLTFGSGSSDDVPKNAYKAVTDAFTKKTGITVATNVVPHNDFQNKINSYLQGSPDDAFTWFAGYRMQYYAGKGLLAPVDDVWEKIGGNFSDAMKKASTGPDGKMYLVPNYNYPWGFFYRKSFWAEKGYAVPKTFDELKTLAAKMKADGIIPIGFADKDGWPAMGTFDYINMRLNGYQFHVDLTAHKESWDQKKVSNVFDTWKALLPFQDPAALGQTWQDAAKALEAKKTGMYLLGSFVTQQFTDPTVLADIDFFPFPEIAVEGTDAVEAPIDGLLLSKKGGDNKAAHDFLAFMGSAEGQNAYAAVDTSNIATVKGADTSKFTPLNKKCADTIANAKYISQFLDRDALPAMANNVMIPALQSFIKDGTVDVKNLEAQAKTLYAAQ, encoded by the coding sequence ATGGCAGCGAATCTTGACCCGTTCCAGTCGGCCCACAATGCCGGGCCTGGACGCCGCACCATCCTGAAAACGCTCGGTATAGGTGCTGCCGGCCTGGCGGGCATTCCGCTGCTGGCTGCTTGCACCGGCGGCTCCGGCCCCGCCCCAGGGGCCTCATCGAACAGCCTCACCTTCGGCTCAGGTTCTTCGGACGATGTGCCGAAGAACGCCTACAAAGCCGTCACCGATGCCTTCACCAAGAAGACCGGCATCACGGTGGCCACCAACGTTGTCCCGCACAACGACTTCCAGAACAAGATCAACTCCTACCTCCAGGGCAGCCCGGACGATGCCTTTACATGGTTCGCCGGCTACCGGATGCAGTACTACGCAGGCAAAGGACTCCTGGCTCCGGTGGACGACGTATGGGAGAAGATCGGCGGCAACTTCTCCGACGCCATGAAGAAGGCCTCCACCGGGCCGGACGGCAAGATGTACCTCGTCCCCAACTACAACTACCCCTGGGGTTTCTTCTACCGGAAGAGTTTCTGGGCTGAAAAGGGCTACGCAGTCCCCAAGACGTTCGACGAACTGAAGACCCTGGCAGCAAAGATGAAGGCCGACGGCATCATCCCCATCGGCTTCGCGGACAAGGACGGCTGGCCGGCCATGGGCACGTTCGATTACATCAACATGCGCCTCAACGGCTACCAATTCCACGTGGACCTCACCGCCCACAAGGAAAGCTGGGATCAGAAGAAGGTCAGCAATGTCTTCGACACGTGGAAGGCCCTCCTACCGTTCCAAGATCCTGCTGCCCTCGGCCAGACCTGGCAGGATGCCGCCAAGGCCCTCGAAGCCAAGAAGACCGGCATGTACCTGTTGGGCTCCTTCGTGACCCAGCAGTTCACGGACCCCACAGTGCTTGCCGACATCGATTTCTTCCCGTTTCCGGAAATCGCCGTCGAAGGCACCGACGCGGTCGAGGCCCCCATCGATGGCCTGCTCCTCTCCAAGAAGGGCGGCGACAACAAGGCAGCGCACGATTTCCTTGCCTTCATGGGATCCGCCGAGGGCCAGAACGCCTACGCAGCCGTGGACACCTCCAACATCGCCACCGTCAAAGGCGCCGACACGTCAAAGTTCACCCCGCTGAACAAGAAATGCGCGGACACCATCGCCAACGCCAAGTACATCAGCCAGTTCCTGGACCGCGACGCCCTCCCCGCCATGGCCAACAACGTGATGATCCCCGCGCTGCAGTCCTTCATCAAAGACGGCACCGTGGACGTCAAGAATCTTGAAGCGCAGGCCAAGACCCTTTACGCCGCCCAGTAG
- the acs gene encoding acetate--CoA ligase: MSQDANGSTTTAAPGSDRAGNGDALENLLHENRKFAPTTEFAANAVVGAEVYAEADADRPAFWAKQARELLDWDTDFSQALDWSNPPFAKWFVGGKVNAAYNALDRHVENGLGGRVAIHFEGEPGDTRSYTYAQLTEEVKKAANAFESLGVAKGDRVAVYLPMIPEAVITMLACARIGAVHSVVFGGFSADALRSRIDDAEAKLVVTADGTYRRGKPSPLKAAVDQALAKEGHTVRNVVVVKRNGEPVDWHEGRDQWWDDTVGASSTEHTAVGHDSEHPLFILYTSGTTGKPKGILHTTGGYLTQTAYTHKAVFDLHPATDVFWCTADVGWVTGHSYVAYAPLINGATQVMYEGTPDSPHQGRWWEIVQKYEVSILYTAPTAIRTFMKWGREIPGKYDLSSIRVLGSVGEPINPEAWMWYRDVIGSNAGKNGEKKENPAPIVDTWWQTETGAQMIAPLPGVTATKPGSAQVPLPGIAIDVVDEAGESVPDGHGGYLVVREPWPAMLRGIWGDPERFKDTYWSRFEGMYFAGDGAKKDEDGDIWLLGRVDDVMNISGHRLSTTEIESALVSHPWVAEAAVVGAADETTGQSVVAFVILRGDAINDGDATVQELRNHVGKEIGPIAKPKHILVVPELPKTRSGKIMRRLLKDVAEGREPGDATTLSDPTIMAQIAQSLKK; this comes from the coding sequence ATGTCCCAGGACGCCAATGGATCGACCACCACCGCTGCACCCGGATCTGACCGGGCAGGCAACGGCGATGCCCTCGAAAACCTTCTCCACGAGAACCGGAAGTTCGCGCCCACCACTGAGTTCGCCGCCAATGCGGTAGTCGGCGCCGAAGTCTATGCGGAAGCGGATGCGGACCGGCCTGCGTTCTGGGCCAAGCAGGCCCGTGAACTCCTGGACTGGGACACGGACTTCAGCCAGGCCCTGGACTGGTCCAACCCGCCGTTTGCGAAGTGGTTCGTCGGCGGCAAGGTCAACGCCGCCTACAACGCCCTGGACCGGCACGTCGAAAACGGGCTCGGGGGCCGGGTGGCCATCCACTTCGAAGGCGAACCCGGCGACACCCGCAGCTACACCTATGCGCAGCTCACCGAAGAGGTGAAGAAGGCCGCAAACGCCTTCGAATCCCTCGGGGTAGCGAAGGGCGACCGGGTGGCCGTGTACCTGCCCATGATCCCCGAGGCCGTGATCACGATGCTGGCCTGCGCCCGGATCGGGGCCGTGCACTCGGTGGTGTTCGGCGGCTTCTCCGCCGACGCCCTACGCTCGCGGATCGACGATGCCGAGGCCAAGCTCGTGGTCACCGCGGACGGCACCTACCGTCGTGGCAAGCCCAGCCCGCTCAAGGCCGCCGTGGACCAGGCCCTCGCCAAAGAGGGTCACACCGTCCGGAACGTCGTGGTAGTCAAGCGCAACGGCGAACCGGTGGACTGGCACGAGGGCCGGGACCAGTGGTGGGACGACACCGTCGGCGCCTCTTCAACGGAACACACCGCCGTCGGGCACGACTCCGAACACCCGCTCTTCATCCTCTACACCTCCGGCACCACGGGCAAGCCCAAGGGCATCCTGCACACCACCGGCGGCTACCTCACCCAGACCGCCTACACCCACAAGGCGGTCTTCGACCTGCACCCGGCGACGGACGTGTTCTGGTGCACCGCCGACGTCGGATGGGTCACCGGCCACTCCTACGTCGCCTACGCTCCGCTCATCAACGGCGCCACGCAGGTCATGTACGAAGGCACCCCGGACTCCCCGCACCAGGGCCGCTGGTGGGAAATCGTTCAAAAGTACGAGGTCTCCATCCTCTATACCGCCCCCACGGCCATCCGGACCTTCATGAAGTGGGGCCGGGAGATCCCGGGCAAGTACGACCTGTCCTCGATCCGGGTCCTTGGCTCCGTGGGTGAACCCATCAACCCCGAAGCCTGGATGTGGTACCGGGACGTCATCGGCTCCAACGCCGGCAAGAACGGCGAAAAGAAGGAGAACCCGGCCCCGATCGTGGACACCTGGTGGCAGACCGAGACCGGCGCCCAGATGATCGCGCCCCTGCCCGGGGTCACCGCGACCAAGCCGGGCTCGGCGCAGGTCCCGCTGCCCGGCATCGCGATCGACGTCGTGGACGAGGCCGGTGAGTCTGTCCCGGACGGCCACGGCGGCTACCTCGTGGTCCGCGAACCCTGGCCCGCCATGCTGCGCGGCATCTGGGGCGACCCGGAACGGTTCAAAGACACCTACTGGTCCCGCTTCGAGGGCATGTACTTCGCCGGCGACGGCGCCAAGAAGGACGAAGACGGCGATATCTGGCTCCTGGGCCGGGTGGATGACGTCATGAACATTTCCGGGCACCGGCTCTCCACCACCGAAATCGAATCCGCGCTCGTGTCCCACCCCTGGGTGGCCGAAGCCGCCGTCGTCGGAGCCGCTGACGAAACCACGGGCCAGTCCGTGGTCGCGTTCGTGATCCTGCGCGGGGACGCCATCAACGACGGCGACGCCACCGTCCAGGAACTGCGCAACCACGTCGGCAAGGAAATCGGCCCCATCGCCAAACCCAAGCACATCCTGGTGGTCCCCGAACTGCCCAAGACCCGCTCCGGGAAGATCATGCGCCGCCTCCTCAAGGACGTCGCGGAAGGCCGCGAACCCGGCGACGCCACCACCCTCTCGGACCCCACCATCATGGCCCAGATCGCCCAGTCGCTGAAGAAGTAA
- the nth gene encoding endonuclease III gives MPAVDAAVETPLALKRRARKINKALAGLYPYAHAELDFRNPFELVVATVLSAQTTDVLVNQVTKILFSRYPDARSMAEAEPAELEAILQPTGFFRAKARNVLALSTRLVDEFDGEVPGRLEDLVTLPGVGRKTANVVLGNAFGVPGITVDTHFGRLARRFGWTTSEDPVKIEFDVAELFEPKDWTMLSHRVVFHGRRVCHARRPACGACPVANWCPSYGEGETDPVKAAKLLKYELAPGNEALLARLLAETHRAAEIRMESQRSPR, from the coding sequence ATGCCCGCTGTGGACGCCGCCGTCGAAACCCCGCTGGCATTGAAGCGGCGTGCGCGCAAAATCAATAAGGCTCTCGCCGGGCTTTATCCCTACGCCCATGCGGAGCTTGATTTCCGGAACCCGTTCGAACTGGTGGTGGCCACGGTGCTGTCCGCCCAGACCACCGACGTGCTGGTCAACCAGGTCACCAAGATCCTGTTTTCACGCTATCCGGATGCCAGGAGCATGGCCGAGGCCGAGCCCGCCGAGCTGGAGGCGATCCTGCAACCGACCGGTTTCTTCCGCGCCAAAGCGCGGAACGTCCTGGCGCTCAGCACGCGCTTGGTGGACGAGTTCGACGGCGAGGTTCCCGGCAGGTTGGAAGATTTGGTGACGCTCCCCGGCGTTGGGCGCAAAACGGCGAACGTGGTGCTCGGCAACGCTTTCGGCGTTCCCGGAATCACGGTGGACACCCACTTTGGCAGGCTGGCGCGCAGGTTTGGGTGGACGACATCCGAGGACCCGGTGAAAATCGAATTCGACGTCGCCGAACTGTTCGAGCCCAAGGACTGGACCATGCTGTCGCACCGGGTGGTTTTCCACGGACGCAGGGTCTGTCATGCGCGCCGGCCGGCGTGCGGGGCGTGCCCGGTGGCCAATTGGTGTCCCAGCTACGGTGAAGGCGAAACCGATCCGGTCAAAGCCGCCAAGTTGCTCAAATACGAACTGGCGCCCGGCAACGAAGCGCTTTTGGCAAGGCTGCTCGCCGAGACCCACCGTGCTGCGGAGATTCGGATGGAATCGCAAAGGAGCCCACGATGA
- a CDS encoding NUDIX hydrolase, with product MTALEDLVSLITKIDSGLHPGPDPRIAAATVDPDKARKAAILMLFGVLDDVPAESGKPVAPADLDVLLLERAHTLDDHPGQVAFPGGSIDPGDESAVAAALREAVEETGLDSGGVQVLGVMPELGLIRSNFVVTPVLAWWASPSPVRVVDYAESAQVFRVPVRDLLDPDNRYTGTLTRFGRTFSSPVFKVNGLVVWGFTGMVLSGLFDALGWTVPWDAERVLDIEI from the coding sequence ATGACCGCGCTGGAAGACTTGGTCAGCCTCATCACCAAGATTGATTCCGGCCTTCACCCAGGTCCTGACCCGCGGATTGCCGCCGCCACGGTGGATCCAGACAAGGCACGAAAAGCCGCTATTCTCATGCTGTTCGGCGTCTTGGACGATGTCCCCGCTGAATCCGGGAAACCTGTGGCCCCCGCCGACTTGGATGTGTTGCTCCTGGAACGCGCGCACACCCTGGACGATCATCCGGGACAGGTGGCGTTCCCCGGCGGCAGCATCGATCCCGGGGATGAGTCAGCCGTAGCGGCAGCCCTCAGGGAAGCGGTAGAGGAGACCGGCCTGGACAGCGGAGGCGTGCAGGTGCTGGGCGTCATGCCGGAACTCGGGCTGATCCGCAGCAATTTCGTCGTCACTCCGGTGCTGGCATGGTGGGCGTCGCCCTCTCCCGTTCGCGTTGTGGACTATGCCGAATCGGCGCAAGTGTTTCGAGTTCCTGTGCGGGACCTCCTGGACCCAGACAACCGCTACACCGGGACGCTCACCCGATTCGGCCGGACCTTCTCGAGTCCCGTCTTCAAAGTCAACGGACTAGTGGTCTGGGGTTTCACCGGAATGGTGCTCAGCGGCCTTTTCGACGCCTTAGGGTGGACGGTTCCGTGGGACGCGGAACGGGTTCTTGACATCGAGATCTAG
- a CDS encoding YegP family protein, with protein sequence MAGRFEILKDGEDGYRFRLMAADGTLVAESPQFKHLKAVIAGITAVRENAATGIVEDHSKTARRAA encoded by the coding sequence ATGGCTGGACGATTCGAGATTCTCAAAGACGGCGAAGATGGCTACCGTTTCCGACTGATGGCAGCCGACGGAACGCTGGTTGCGGAGTCTCCGCAGTTCAAACACCTGAAAGCGGTAATCGCCGGCATTACAGCGGTACGGGAAAATGCCGCCACGGGCATCGTCGAGGATCACTCAAAAACAGCCCGACGCGCAGCGTAG
- a CDS encoding CHAD domain-containing protein → MGSKGRTLLAAYIAFQLTELEGQLPLIGAADPEAVHNARLALRRIRSVLSCYRGLVPKLPRPARQEVRWLATSLGESRDAYVLAQRIRLSLDTKDSWNAPESLRLAVEELESSSAQLASTLGRRKRSRRTVRAARALVDAPDAKEYKPPTADLAERLQVQWERLQHSLAEEAGSDDPDVRNAALHQARKDVKCLRYSVEAVADAFSHHAAGVIQPAIGLQRLLGEQHDAVVAGDWIRELANTAGVDAGDAQRLEEMEVRRRLNAEEEFRMAIAEYPVPAPRRALTF, encoded by the coding sequence GTGGGAAGCAAAGGCCGGACGCTGTTGGCCGCATACATTGCCTTCCAGCTGACAGAGCTGGAGGGCCAATTGCCGTTGATCGGGGCGGCTGATCCGGAAGCCGTACACAATGCCAGGCTCGCGCTTCGCCGGATCCGTTCGGTGCTCAGCTGCTATCGCGGGCTGGTCCCAAAGCTCCCTCGGCCGGCGCGCCAGGAAGTCAGGTGGCTGGCAACATCGCTCGGCGAGTCCCGAGATGCCTACGTCCTGGCCCAGAGGATACGGCTCTCCCTTGACACGAAGGATTCATGGAACGCTCCCGAGTCCTTGCGCCTGGCCGTTGAGGAACTGGAATCGTCCAGCGCGCAGCTGGCGTCCACCCTCGGAAGGCGCAAGCGCAGCAGGCGGACAGTGCGGGCTGCCAGGGCGCTAGTGGACGCCCCCGATGCCAAGGAGTACAAGCCCCCGACGGCGGACCTTGCGGAGCGCCTCCAAGTGCAGTGGGAGCGGCTGCAGCACAGCCTCGCGGAGGAAGCGGGCAGCGACGACCCGGACGTGCGCAATGCCGCGCTCCACCAAGCCCGCAAAGACGTCAAGTGCCTCCGGTACTCGGTGGAGGCGGTTGCGGACGCCTTCAGCCACCATGCTGCCGGAGTGATCCAACCGGCGATCGGTCTGCAGCGGCTGTTGGGCGAGCAGCACGATGCCGTGGTGGCCGGAGACTGGATCAGGGAACTGGCGAACACCGCCGGCGTAGACGCGGGCGATGCCCAAAGGTTGGAGGAGATGGAAGTCCGGCGGCGACTCAACGCGGAGGAAGAATTCCGGATGGCCATTGCGGAATATCCGGTGCCGGCCCCGAGGCGAGCACTGACCTTTTGA